One Littorina saxatilis isolate snail1 linkage group LG14, US_GU_Lsax_2.0, whole genome shotgun sequence genomic region harbors:
- the LOC138947490 gene encoding uncharacterized protein isoform X3, with the protein MKLTAWLFLFCLMLGAASAYVVVRRHQVKSVAAQQKRSPYEDDEAVVVARSAEEDVDVDDSVLVAEDVVKRSPYEDDEAVVVARSAEEDFDDDDSVLVAEDVVKRSPYEDDEAVVVARSAEEDADDDGGVVVVRSADE; encoded by the exons ATGAAGCTGACTGCATGGCTCTTTCTCTTCTGCCTGATGCTCGGAGCGGCCAGTGCATACGTCGTGGTGAGGCGACACCAAGTTAAAAGTGTTGCG GCTCAACAGAAGAGATCTCCATATGAAG ATGACGAGGCTGTCGTAGTGGCTCGTTCTGCAGAAGAGGACGTCGACGTCGACGACAGCGTCTTAGTG GCTGAGGATGTCGTGAAGAGATCTCCATATGAAG ATGACGAGGCTGTCGTAGTGGCTCGTTCTGCAGAAGAGGActtcgacgacgacgacagcgTCTTAGTG GCTGAGGATGTCGTTAAGAGATCTCCATATGAAG ATGACGAGGCTGTCGTAGTGGCTCGTTCTGCAGAAGAGGACGCCGACGACGACGGCGGCGTCGTAGTGGTACGCTCTGCTGACGAATAA
- the LOC138947490 gene encoding uncharacterized protein isoform X1, giving the protein MKLTAWLFLFCLMLGAASAYVVVRRHQVKSVAAQQKRSPYEDDEAVVVARSAEEDVNDDDSVLVAKDVVKRSPYEDDEAVVVARSAEEDVDVDDSVLVAEDVVKRSPYEDDEAVVVARSAEEDFDDDDSVLVAEDVVKRSPYEDDEAVVVARSAEEDADDDGGVVVVRSADE; this is encoded by the exons ATGAAGCTGACTGCATGGCTCTTTCTCTTCTGCCTGATGCTCGGAGCGGCCAGTGCATACGTCGTGGTGAGGCGACACCAAGTTAAAAGTGTTGCG GCTCAACAGAAGAGATCTCCATATGAAG ATGACGAGGCTGTCGTAGTGGCTCGTTCTGCAGAAGAGGACGTCAACGACGACGACAGCGTCTTAGTG GCTAAGGATGTCGTGAAGAGATCTCCATATGAAG ATGACGAGGCTGTCGTAGTGGCTCGTTCTGCAGAAGAGGACGTCGACGTCGACGACAGCGTCTTAGTG GCTGAGGATGTCGTGAAGAGATCTCCATATGAAG ATGACGAGGCTGTCGTAGTGGCTCGTTCTGCAGAAGAGGActtcgacgacgacgacagcgTCTTAGTG GCTGAGGATGTCGTTAAGAGATCTCCATATGAAG ATGACGAGGCTGTCGTAGTGGCTCGTTCTGCAGAAGAGGACGCCGACGACGACGGCGGCGTCGTAGTGGTACGCTCTGCTGACGAATAA
- the LOC138947490 gene encoding uncharacterized protein isoform X2, translated as MKLTAWLFLFCLMLGAASAYVVVRRHQVKSVAAQQKRSPYEDDEAVVVARSAEEDVNDDDSVLVAKDVVKRSPYEDDEAVVVARSAEEDVDVDDSVLVAEDVVKRSPYEDDEAVVVARSAEEDADDDGGVVVVRSADE; from the exons ATGAAGCTGACTGCATGGCTCTTTCTCTTCTGCCTGATGCTCGGAGCGGCCAGTGCATACGTCGTGGTGAGGCGACACCAAGTTAAAAGTGTTGCG GCTCAACAGAAGAGATCTCCATATGAAG ATGACGAGGCTGTCGTAGTGGCTCGTTCTGCAGAAGAGGACGTCAACGACGACGACAGCGTCTTAGTG GCTAAGGATGTCGTGAAGAGATCTCCATATGAAG ATGACGAGGCTGTCGTAGTGGCTCGTTCTGCAGAAGAGGACGTCGACGTCGACGACAGCGTCTTAGTG GCTGAGGATGTCGTGAAGAGATCTCCATATGAAG ATGACGAGGCTGTCGTAGTGGCTCGTTCTGCAGAAGAGGACGCCGACGACGACGGCGGCGTCGTAGTGGTACGCTCTGCTGACGAATAA
- the LOC138947490 gene encoding uncharacterized protein isoform X4 translates to MKLTAWLFLFCLMLGAASAYVVVRRHQVKSVAAQQKRSPYEDDEAVVVARSAEEDVNDDDSVLVAEDVVKRSPYEDDEAVVVARSAEEDFDDDDSVLVAEDVVKRSPYEDDEAVVVARSAEEDADDDGGVVVVRSADE, encoded by the exons ATGAAGCTGACTGCATGGCTCTTTCTCTTCTGCCTGATGCTCGGAGCGGCCAGTGCATACGTCGTGGTGAGGCGACACCAAGTTAAAAGTGTTGCG GCTCAACAGAAGAGATCTCCATATGAAG ATGACGAGGCTGTCGTAGTGGCTCGTTCTGCAGAAGAGGACGTCAACGACGACGACAGCGTCTTAGTG GCTGAGGATGTCGTGAAGAGATCTCCATATGAAG ATGACGAGGCTGTCGTAGTGGCTCGTTCTGCAGAAGAGGActtcgacgacgacgacagcgTCTTAGTG GCTGAGGATGTCGTTAAGAGATCTCCATATGAAG ATGACGAGGCTGTCGTAGTGGCTCGTTCTGCAGAAGAGGACGCCGACGACGACGGCGGCGTCGTAGTGGTACGCTCTGCTGACGAATAA